One part of the Prunus persica cultivar Lovell chromosome G5, Prunus_persica_NCBIv2, whole genome shotgun sequence genome encodes these proteins:
- the LOC18778095 gene encoding mitochondrial inner membrane protein OXA1: protein MAYWRSLSTRASFTARRRQNHPSITHILHDDDRKHDVVSEQASSPNLNHFLSQKRFFGNNLGRISGFGGFAPDRRISNALLSSSSGFACSRYMSTAIGGGSDKVELLSDVSGVVSDATMEAVASQVSAMSEIAIATADSWLPVKALQYLIGSVHTYTGLNWWAAIAITTLLIRTATVPILINQLKAMSKLALMKPQLEEYRQEMQDKGMGREAVAEFQKKTGKLYKEYGVHPLSAMKGIFVQAPVFISFFLAISNMAEKVPSFKSGGAYWFLDLTTPDSMYIFPVLAALTFLLTVECNLQEGMEGNPAAGTMKNVSRGLAVLTVPFTMSFPKAVFCYWVTSNMFSLGYGLVLKYSGLKKALGIPRLPSTPPSQRSQPAFSLLSTMKQVAAVTQDTTSSPVEQSKVQDGRTSSSSVLSQRIKTLEKQVKGRKRNKKR, encoded by the exons ATGGCTTACTGGAGAAGCCTCTCCACCAGAGCGAGCTTTACAGCTCGACGACGACAGAACCATCCGTCCATCACTCACATTCTCCACGACGACGACCGCAAGCACGACGTCGTTTCTGAACAAGCTTCTTCGCCGAATTTGAATCATTTTCTCAGCCAAAAGCGATTTTTCGGGAACAATTTGGGCAGAATATCGGGTTTTGGCGGTTTTGCTCCAGACAGGAGGATTTCAAATGCTCTGCTTTCTTCCAGTTCTGGGTTCGCGTGCTCTCGATATATGTCGACGGCGATTGGTGGCGGTTCCGATAAGGTAGAGCTGTTGAGTGATGTATCGGGGGTTGTATCGGACGCGACGATGGAAGCCGTGGCTTCTCAGGTCTCGGCAATGAGCGAAATTGCAATTGCCACTGCAGACTCGTGGCTGCCGGTTAAGGCCTTGCAGTACTTGATTGGTTCGGTGCATACTTATACTGGCTTGAACTG GTGGGCTGCCATAGCAATAACAACTCTTTTGATTCGAACAGCCACGGTTCCAATTCTAATTAATCAACTTAAAGCAATGTCAAAGCTCGCT CTCATGAAACCTCAACTGGAGGAATACAGGCAAGAGATGCAAGACAAG GGTATGGGTCGTGAGGCTGTGGCtgaatttcaaaagaaaacgGGGAAGCTATATAAGGA ATATGGCGTCCATCCATTATCTGCAATGAAGGGAATTTTTGTTCAAGCTCCTGTCTTCATCAGTTTTTTCCTTGCT ATAAGTAACATGGCAGAGAAAGTGCCATCCTTTAAAAGTGGTGGCGCCTACTGGTTTCTTGATCTGACAACTCCAGATAGCATGTACATTTTTCCAGTTTTGGCAGCATTGACATTCTTACTAACCGTGGAG TGCAATCTGCAAGAAGGTATGGAGGGAAATCCTGCTGCTGGCACCATGAAAAATGTTTCAAGAGGCCTTGCTGTTCTTACAGTTCCATTTACCATGAGCTTTCCAAAG GCTGTATTTTGTTACTGGGTTACATCCAACATGTTTTCGCTTGGGTATGGACTGG TGCTTAAATATTCTGGGCTGAAGAAGGCCTTGGGTATTCCTCGGCTGCCTAGTACTCCTCCATCACAACGATCACAACCCGCATTTTCACTGTTATCCACAATGAAACAAGTCGCTGCAGTGACTCAGGATACAACCTCATCACCTGTTGAACAATCAAAGGTTCAAGACGGAAGAACGTCATCGTCATCAGTTCTCAGTCAAAGGATTAAAACTTTAGAGAAACAAGTGAagggaagaaagagaaacaagaAGAGGTAG
- the LOC18776029 gene encoding non-specific lipid-transfer protein 3, with translation MIHQAILLLFLLASASASAMGPKPSCPDITYQLAPCVSYLLQIEVAPPPACCDGVKYLSQYSSDKEDREAICWCIKGAASMMGLTDFPLISALPNTCGVSVKLPPISSDIDCSQ, from the coding sequence ATGATTCATCAAGCCATTCTTCTACTGTTCTTGCTggcttctgcttctgcttcagCCATGGGCCCCAAACCCTCGTGCCCCGACATCACGTATCAGTTGGCCCCCTGCGTTTCTTACCTGCTGCAAATTGAGGTGGCGCCGCCTCCGGCTTGCTGTGATGGTGTCAAGTACCTCAGCCAGTATTCAAGTGACAAGGAAGATAGAGAGGCTATATGTTGGTGTATCAAGGGCGCAGCTAGTATGATGGGGCTTACTGATTTTCCTCTCATTTCTGCTCTGCCTAATACCTGCGGCGTTTCTGTAAAACTTCCACCTATCTCTAGCGACATTGATTGTTCCCAGTAA
- the LOC109949349 gene encoding putative RING-H2 finger protein ATL21B gives IHKSRYVFSISCNNQKQTILTLPSSGDFIVQNINYKDQRVTVNDPNNCLPRRFLEHDFNLTDSPFDFATGTENYTFLNCSYKDVEWASPITCLSNDHYKVLLEPTSSESWAPCSVISTALVPYYSFDWYDLNVVGVELEWEVPDCRSWEARNLRCGLETPTSSQAQGFDHSSKVCKLSFNLTIKLHLIPVLFSLVGFQFQGHTQKIPSNYVQNTLHMRDTCLFHHKIGRKFGCVLELQ, from the coding sequence ATACACAAATCGCGATATGTTTTTTCCATCTCATGCAACAACCAAAAGCAAACCATTCTCACTCTCCCGTCTTCCGGGGACTTCATCGTCCAAAACATCAACTACAAGGACCAAAGGGTAACCGTCAACGACCCCAATAACTGCCTCCCTCGACGGTTTCTCGAACATGACTTTAATCTTACAGATTCACCCTTTGATTTTGCGACCGGCACTGAGAACTACACGTTCCTCAATTGCTCGTACAAAGATGTAGAATGGGCTTCACCCATCACATGCCTCAGCAATGACCACTACAAGGTCCTTCTTGAGCCAACTTCGTCCGAGTCATGGGCTCCTTGCTCTGTCATTTCCACGGCTTTGGTTCCCTACTATTCATTTGACTGGTACGACCTTAATGTGGTTGGTGTTGAGCTGGAATGGGAGGTGCCTGATTGTCGTTCTTGGGAAGCAAGGAATCTTCGTTGCGGGTTGGAAACTCCTACAAGTTCGCAAGCTCAAGGCTTTGATCATTCTTCAAAAGTTTGTAAGTTATCATTTAATTTAACGATAAAGTTACATTTGATCCCTGTATTGTTCAGTTTGGTtgggtttcaatttcaaggacacacacaaaaaattccATCCAATTATGtccaaaatacccttcacaTGAGGGACACATGCTTATTTCATCATAAAATTGGACGGAAATTTGGATGTGTCCTTGAATTGCAATGA
- the LOC18777766 gene encoding putative RING-H2 finger protein ATL21A: protein MAPLAIFTISLCCCCFFFFFFPHKVASATNCVESTCTPAGARVRFPFWLRNLQPSSCGYQGFDLSCNNQTILTLPSSGDFFVKTISYKDQIVWLSDPDNCLPKRFLDDDVSLQGTPFLFAQDLETYTFLNCSASQATESSAIPCLSSDSYDVIIVASGWSTSLSTANHASSSSLCSVISTALVPPSLVEGYLSSSLQLAWSVPDCSSCEANGIICELDNATSSQTICPHSKSGPSGLSSAAKNGIMIGVGIPALFCVIGLSFYFHNRMRAPDQLRQPVSADVPNRQPPVLAISGLDGPTIQSYPTTELGETWELPYPNDNTCPICLAEYQAKETLRAMPECNHYFHASCIDEWLKMNATCPLCRNPPEASKIISPVIET, encoded by the exons ATGGCTCCCTTAGCAATCTTCACCATCTCCttatgctgctgctgcttcttcttcttcttcttccctcaTAAAGTAGCAAGCGCTACCAACTGTGTTGAATCAACATGCACACCGGCCGGCGCACGGGTTCGATTTCCTTTCTGGCTAAGAAACCTTCAACCCTCAAGTTGTGGATATCAAGGGTTTGATCTCTCATGCAACAACCAAACCATTCTCACTCTCCCATCTTCCGGGGACTTCTTCGTCAAGACCATCAGCTACAAGGACCAAATCGTATGGCTCAGCGACCCCGATAACTGCCTCCCTAAGCGGTTCCTTGACGATGACGTCAGTCTTCAAGGTACACCCTTCTTATTTGCTCAGGACCTTGAGACATACACTTTCCTCAACTGCTCAGCATCCCAAGCAACAGAGTCTTCAGCCATCCCTTGCCTCAGTAGTGACTCTTACGACGTCATTATCGTGGCATCGGGTTGGTCAACGTCGTTGTCAACGGCTAATCATGCATCGTCATCATCTCTCTGCTCTGTGATTTCGACAGCTCTGGTTCCACCAAGTTTGGTTGAGGGATATCTTAGCTCTAGTCTCCAGTTGGCTTGGAGTGTGCCTGATTGTAGTTCTTGTGAAGCAAACGGTATAATTTGTGAGTTGGACAATGCTACAAGCTCACAAACTATATGTCCTCATTCAAAATCAG gTCCGTCAGGTCTTTCAAGCGCTGCAAAGAACGGCATAATGATAGGTGTGGGAATTCCAGCGCTATTTTGCGTCATTGggctttctttttattttcacaacAGAATGAGGGCTCCTGATCAGCTCCGCCAACCCGTATCTGCCGATGTACCCAATCGGCAACCTCCGGTGCTCGCAATATCGGGTCTTGATGGTCCGACCATCCAGTCATATCCCACAACTGAGCTTGGTGAAACTTGGGAACTGCCATATCCCAATGACAACACTTGCCCAATATGTTTGGCTGAGTACCAGGCCAAGGAAACATTGAGGGCTATGCCAGAATGCAACCATTATTTTCATGCTAGTTGTATAGACGAATGGCTCAAAATGAATGCGACGTGCCCACTTTGTCGAAATCCACCAGAGGCCAGCAAAATAATAAGTCCTGTGATTGAGACATGA
- the LOC18776113 gene encoding RING-H2 finger protein ATL22: MPTLQILIIFLLSAGACAESSCSSSYISSIPIKFPFQLKTLEPSRCGYEGFDVSCNKSNHSQTLLTLPSSGDFIVQGIYYLRQRLVIADPANCLPRRFLEHDFSLIGSPFSFIHGLENYTFLNCSYQVETSHESISCLSNELYKVIGVPSKSINFSAPSLCSVISTALVPLSGSFETDGWDLLNYYFELAWDVPDCRFCEQSGNVCGFKDGKSSELKCSSIYSSKKGLSGIAKYAFMAFTGIMAIIFILTLVLQLRDSDRAHQPMTELSTVTDRQPLVIRIGLDDATIESYPTTQLGESWELPKPNDSTCPICLSTYKPKETLRTISECNHYFHASCVDEWLRVSATCPLCRNPSEGNKISHLATEA; this comes from the exons ATGCCTACCTTACAAATCttgatcatcttcctcttaaGCGCCGGCGCCTGTGCCGAATCATCATGCTCTTCTAGTTATATCTCATCGATTCCGATTAAATTCCCTTTCCAGCTAAAGACACTAGAGCCCTCACGTTGTGGGTATGAAGGGTTTGATGTCTCATGCAACAAAAGCAACCACAGTCAAACCCTTCTCACTCTCCCATCTTCCGGGGACTTCATCGTCCAAGGAATCTACTACTTGCGTCAAAGACTAGTGATTGCTGACCCCGCTAACTGCTTGCCTAGGCGGTTCCTAGAACATGACTTCAGTTTAATAGGTTCACCCTTCTCATTCATCCATGGCCTCGAAAACTATACGTTCCTCAACTGCTCCTACCAAGTAGAAACATCGCATGAATCTATTTCTTGCCTTAGCAATGAGCTCTACAAGGTCATTGGTGTGCCGTCGAAATCGATTAATTTTTCTGCTCCTTCTCTTTGTTCTGTGATTTCCACAGCTTTGGTTCCTCTCTCAGGGTCATTTGAGACTGATGGCTGGGACTTGCTTAACTATTATTTTGAGTTAGCATGGGATGTGCCTGATTGTCGATTTTGTGAACAATCGGGTAACGTTTGTGGGTTCAAGGATGGTAAAAGCTCGGAGCTCAAGTGCTCAAGTATTTATTCTTCAAAAAAAG GTCTCTCAGGAATTGCAAAGTACGCTTTCATGGCATTCACTGGAATCATGGCAATAATTTTCATCCTTACTCTTGTACTTCAACTGAGGGATTCTGACCGGGCACACCAACCCATGACAGAGCTATCCACCGTAACAGATCGACAGCCTCTGGTAATCAGGATAGGCCTTGACGATGCAACCATCGAGTCATATCCCACGACTCAACTTGGTGAGAGTTGGGAATTGCCCAAGCCTAATGACAGTACTTGCCCAATATGTTTGAGCACGTACAAGCCGAAGGAAACATTGAGAACCATATCAGAGTGCAACCATTATTTTCATGCTAGTTGTGTAGATGAGTGGCTTAGGGTGAGCGCGACGTGCCCGCTCTGTCGAAACCCCTCAGAGGGAAACAAAATAAGTCATTTGGCTACTGAGgcatga